In the Parashewanella tropica genome, ATTGTCACAACGGTTGCACCAACAATCCCCGTGCTTGCTGCCATTAATGCGCCCACAATAATAACAGCTATTCCCATGCCCGCGGGCAGGCTGCCAAATGCTCTTGTTAAAGACAGCAAAAGCTCTTCGGCAATTTTAGATTTCTCTAGCATGACTCCCATAAACACAAATAAGGGAACGGCTATCAGTGTTTGGTTGGTTAGGATGCCGAACAACCTACTCGGCAAGGCATTGAGTAAGGTGAAATCAAACGTTCCTGTAACAACACCTATGGTGGCAAAGATGAGAGCCGTTCCTGCTAATGAGAAAGCAACGGGGTAACCCAGCATTAATACCACACATGTGACCACAAACATTAAGATGGCAATCCACTCCATTAGTTTGCCTCCTTAATGAAGATAATCTTAATAATTTCAGCGATAGTCTGAAGGGTTAATAATACAGGTGTGATGATGAGCAGGGATTTAAGAATGAACATAAGCGGTAATCCGCCAGCTTCTTGAGAAGACTCTAAAATCGACCAAGATTGAGTAACGTATTGCCAGCTCATGATTAAGATGAAGCCGCAAGTGGGTAATAGAAAAAAGATATGCCCAAAGAGGTTAACTCTATTTTTTTTAGTTTTAGGGAGGTTGCGATAGAAAATATCGACCCGTACATGTTTGTCGACGAGTAG is a window encoding:
- a CDS encoding TRAP transporter small permease subunit gives rise to the protein MVQGEGTEKLTTQIDKLSTLSGKGIAWLTLFMVLTMTTVVILRYGFDIGWIWLQESVLYMHAFVLMIAMSYTLLVDKHVRVDIFYRNLPKTKKNRVNLFGHIFFLLPTCGFILIMSWQYVTQSWSILESSQEAGGLPLMFILKSLLIITPVLLTLQTIAEIIKIIFIKEAN